TATGGCGCCATGGTTCCCCCGCTTTGGGGTGTCGCTCGCCCTCTTTTGAACCGAGACGGGCCGATGGTAGGTCAGAGGCTCTGACCGGTTCCGCGTCACTCTGTAATGCGGAACGTTCGGGCAAGCAATGGCAATTGTGGTCGCGGCCCCCTGGCCACGCCAGCCTACCGCACAAGTCCGCGCGGGCCCTGCGAGCCGCTCTGAGTTCGAGTGACCGCGCTGATCGAGCACCTACCGACGCTCTCGAGTGGGGTCGGTGTCTGTGACGGCCTGGGGGAGGGCACCACGACGGGGCACTCCCCCAGGCCGGGGCGGGAACACCTGGAGCAACAGGATCGAGGACGCCGTCAACCGTGGCGCGGACCCTGTAGGGGGCGAGCGTACAGATGACTTGGCACCCGAGGACGTCTGGTCCCGGCCCGCCCGAGGCCTTGCCGATCTCGTGGAGCGCGTGGTCGCCCGCATCCCGGCATGAGGTGTACGGAACAACCATCGACGACACTGCCCCTCCTTGGGATCGTTGGAGGGGTTGGCGGATCAGGTGGTCGGGGCGGCCTCATCCCATTCCGCACCGGATGCCCGGACGCTGTCGCGCGACTCGTGGGCGAACCGGGCGTCATGAACCTCGGGCGCGGACGCCATTGATGGGTAGGCGGAGGTGAGCGCACCCACGATCTGCTGCAGGGGCACCTCGCGAAACGTGCCATGATCGGTGAGGTACTCCATGTGCCGGCGGCCCAGCCGTCGAAGGCGTGGAGCAGGGCGTCCCCGCTGCCATCGAACTCAAGCGATGGAACACCGAACCGTGCGCACAGTTCATCGTTGAATGCGGGCGACGCCTTTCGCGGGTTCCCGTCCACCAATACTTCGGTGTAACCGTGCCAAACGAACACATCGCTGCCCATGAGCGAGGTCAGGGTCGGCGATGACAGATGGTTGCGCACATCGGCGTAACCGGGACCGGACGGAATACCCATTGCCCGACAGCACGCGGTCAGCAGCGTGGCCTTCGGGACACACCAGTTGCGGGATGACCGAAGCACGCAGCTGGCTCGCATGGCCTCAGGCGTCAAGTCCACCACGTAGGGGTCGTACCTGATCTCGTCACGGATCGCCCGGAACAACACCGCGATGCGTTCCTGAACCGTCGAGGCACCGGCGCAAGTGTCCCGAGCGTAGGCCCGGATGTCGGGGTGATCGGAATCGATGATCGGCGTCGATGTGACGTCGGCGGTGGTAGTGGGCATGGTCTGGCCTCTTGTCGACGACAGTTCACGTTCCCGGGAGCCCAAACCGGGTTCGGTCGGTCGGCCGAACGTGTTGGATCCCATTCGATGTCGGTCATCCGATGACACGTCGGGGCCAAGGGCTCTGGATCAAACATACAGCCGGTCAATTGTAGGGCCATGGTTACAGTATCGACCCAAGAGCGAGAATCGCGGCGAGCGGCTGGCCGAACGGCACGGATCAAGACCGGCGGACCCCCCTTGTTCCAAGGCGCCTCAGCGCGAATCCATCGACGTCGGCCTCTCCGAGCGGATCATCGCCGCCGTCAGGCGACCAACGATCTGCCCCAGCCAAGGTGCGCTCGTTGCCCGCTGGATCGGCTGGTCAGAGACAGTTCCGTACAGCCGCCACGCACACTCCATCAGGGATGCTCGATCCCTTTCACTGGCGCGGATACCGTCCGGTAATGAGCCGCGTCTTCGTCGAGCTCCGATATGATGCGCCGCTCCTTCACATACCGGGTCGAGAGGGCTTCGGAGAGCTCCAGCACCGGGGCGCAGGGGATGTCATGGGACTCCAGCAGGTCCAGCAATTCGGCTCGTGAATGGTGGCTGATCGCGGCTTGCACTGCGAGGTTCACCTCCACCCGCCGGGCGACCCGCCCAGACATCATGGCGAGTTCGGGGTCCGCGCCCAACCCCCCGAGACCAAGTGCCCTGCAAAGCGGCAGCCAATGCTTGTCGCTGTACACCGCCACGACCACGTGCCCATCCTTGGCCTCGAACGACCCGTAGGGCACGACGCTGGGGTGCTCGTTGCCGATTCGACCAGGCGAATTCCCGGTGGTAGCGGCGTCGGCTCCCATATAGGTGAGGAGCGACAGGCTGGCGTCCAGCATTGGGACCTGGAGCAGCCCTCCGCGTCCATGTGCGTCGCGATACCTGAGGCCCGCGAGTCCGGCAATCGCCGCCCACAGCCCCGCGGACAGGTCACTGACCGGGACGCCCGCTCGGACCGCTGGACGATCAGGGGTCCCGGTGAGCGACATGACTCCTGACAGGGCTTGGATGACCAGGTCATAGGCCGCCCTCCCCGCCTCCGAGGACCCTGCTGCGAACCCGCTTATCGTCACGATGACCAGCTCTGGGTGCCGCTCGAGCAGTTGTGGTGGCGAGACGCTCAGCTTCAATGCACTTGCTGCCCGCATGTTCTGGATCAGGATGTCGGCGACGCCTAGCATGTCGTGGAGTCGTTCGCGGTCCCCGACGGACGTCAGGTCGAGATTGACTACCTTCTTGCCGGTGTTGACGGCGCGGTGGTAGAGGGAAGTGCCGTCGTGAAACGGGCCCACGTGCATGGAAGCGTCACCACCGGGAGGCTCGACCTTGGTGACCTCCGCGCCGAGCTGGGCAAGTGCCCAAGCGGAATAGGGGCCCGCGAGCACTTGGGACAGGTCCACGACCCGCAAACCGGTCAGCGGTGGTTCAGCGTGAGGGCCAGCCGTGATGGGCTCATCGGCAGCTGTATTGCTCGGCCTCATCGGTTGCATGGGCCCGACGCTAACCTTCGAAGGGCGCTGATGGACACAATCATTCCACTGAGTGGACCTGTGTGGCTGTTCGATGCTTGCCTGCGCTCCAGTCGGGCGAACCGATGAGAGCTGGTATGGGAGGTGTCGTGTCGAGGGCCACGAGAAACTCCCCACCGGCGGTCACGAGTTCTCCTCGCTGGTGGCCACCAGTTCGCCTCAGTGGTGGCGTCAGAACCTACCCGGTCAGGGTGTGGTGAGCGGGGGCCGGGTGGATGTTGCTTGAGACCGCCAGGCTCGCTCCTCATGGCGGCGTCGATGATGAAGTGTGCCCCCTGCAGTGGTCCAAGAGTGCTCGGCCGAGATCCTGGGGTAGCCCTTGGTGGGCTTGGGGCGGCGGGACACCTCGGCCGCACCGCCGTCGGTCTGGTGGGTGACCAGGTCCTCGCCGTGGAAGCGGGCCGACACCGGCTGATCAACCAGGTGTGGGGCGCAGAGTAGCGGCCCCCACCAACGCTGTTCGTG
The nucleotide sequence above comes from Euzebya pacifica. Encoded proteins:
- a CDS encoding CoA transferase, encoding MQPMRPSNTAADEPITAGPHAEPPLTGLRVVDLSQVLAGPYSAWALAQLGAEVTKVEPPGGDASMHVGPFHDGTSLYHRAVNTGKKVVNLDLTSVGDRERLHDMLGVADILIQNMRAASALKLSVSPPQLLERHPELVIVTISGFAAGSSEAGRAAYDLVIQALSGVMSLTGTPDRPAVRAGVPVSDLSAGLWAAIAGLAGLRYRDAHGRGGLLQVPMLDASLSLLTYMGADAATTGNSPGRIGNEHPSVVPYGSFEAKDGHVVVAVYSDKHWLPLCRALGLGGLGADPELAMMSGRVARRVEVNLAVQAAISHHSRAELLDLLESHDIPCAPVLELSEALSTRYVKERRIISELDEDAAHYRTVSAPVKGIEHP